CCCGTCATCTTCTACACGGGTTCGTACACGGACCCCGCGGACCGCGAGTTCGGCGTGTCGCTGGGAGCCTCGGCGTACTTGATCAAGCCGCTCGAGCCTCGGGAGCTGCTCGCCGAGGTCGCGAAGGTGGTGGGTGGCAAGGCACCAGAAATGAAGGCACGCCGGCACCTGGGCGAGACGTGGGCCGCGGCGTACGCCGACCGCCTCGCCGCCAAGCTCCAGGAGAAGATGACCAAGCTGAACCAGGCGTTGGCGGCGCTCGAGGACGCGTACACCGGCACCGTCGCGGCGCTGAACCTGGCCCTGTCCGAGCGCGAGGGCGGCAACCCCATCGACGCCGAGCGGCCCGCGCACCTGGCGCAGCTCTTCTGCGAGCGGGTCGCGCCGGAGCTGGCCGGCGACCCCAACGTCTTCCGCGGCTTCCTCCTCCACGACATCGGCAAGCTGATGCTCCCCGACGGACTGCTCAAGAAGGTGGGCCCGCTCACCGATGAGGAGCGCGAGCTCATCAAGCGCCAGCCGGGCATCGCCGCCGACATCCTGCGCAATGTCCCCGGCCTCGGCCGGGCGCTCGAGATCGTGCGCCACCATCACGAGTGGTGGGACGGCAGCGGCTACCCGGAGGGCCTGAAGGGAGAAGCGATCCCGCTCGGCGCGCGGATCTTCTCGCTCGCCGACGCATTCGAGGCGATGACGACGGGGCGCCCGTATCGCGCCCGGCGGCCGGTAGAGGTCGCCCTTGGCGAGCTGCGGCGCGCGTCGGGCACCCAGTTCGATCCCAACCTGGTCGAGCCGTTCGTCGGGATGGTGAAAGAGATGCAGGGCAGGTAGGTCACGGACAGCGCGCTTCTTGCTCTCGGCGTCACGGCGCGTCGATCGGCGCGGAATCCCTCTACGGCCACGGGAGCACCTTCTGGTTCCTCTCTCCCGGT
Above is a window of Gemmatimonadales bacterium DNA encoding:
- a CDS encoding response regulator: MRVLVVDDMAYNRRALRAICQSVGYEVAAASDGQAALDLMRTEPPELVITDILMPRLDGFQLCRAIKTDEALKHVPVIFYTGSYTDPADREFGVSLGASAYLIKPLEPRELLAEVAKVVGGKAPEMKARRHLGETWAAAYADRLAAKLQEKMTKLNQALAALEDAYTGTVAALNLALSEREGGNPIDAERPAHLAQLFCERVAPELAGDPNVFRGFLLHDIGKLMLPDGLLKKVGPLTDEERELIKRQPGIAADILRNVPGLGRALEIVRHHHEWWDGSGYPEGLKGEAIPLGARIFSLADAFEAMTTGRPYRARRPVEVALGELRRASGTQFDPNLVEPFVGMVKEMQGR